CTTCAGAGAGCCGAGCTTCGTTTTGAAATCTTCAACATTATAGCCAGCACAAGTTGGCTCGCAGTTCATGGGGGTGCGACAGTCCATCTTAGGAAACGGACCTTACCTAGTCATTTTTTCCAGATCACCATGATCGGTGATCCTAAGAGCGTCAGTCAGTTCACTTTGACGTGCGAACACCTTACCCCCTATAGTCCAGGTATATTTCCATGACACTAATTTCTTACGTGCAATGGCAGCACCTAACAACTGCTTATTAAACTGAGCTAGATGCTCATTAACATAGACAGCCCCTCTATCCGAGGAACCAAGCATACTGTTATTAAGTCTCTGTTTCCTTGCCTTAGAAAGGAACGTGTTCCTTTTTTCTCGTCGAACAAAATGAACTCTAATGTTCGTCTCGTCCGAGTTCCGAGTGGGAATGCGGTGACATGTATCGATGTCCGATTCACTGACTGGCTCGCCAACAGCTTCACCAATTTGTTTTATGACATCAACAGGCTCTGAATTCCCCTTGACACCCTTTACTTCCAAATTGTTGAGCCTCGTGTACTCTTGTAGCTCTTCAACTTGTCGTGTCAACCGCTTGTTCTCGCTCCTCAAACCTTCATTACACTTAACAAGTTCGCTGACTTCTTTTCTCAGTGCCTTAACCTCAGAGGTGATCTTCTTCGTCTCATCGCAAGTGTCGCTGCAGAATTTCATGCTGTCTTTCACAGAATGAAGTTCTAATCTCATTTCACGCTTAAAATCGTCGAAGGCTTTAGCTAAGTCCTTAGacatattagaaaaagaagaatgaCAAATTGAACAAAAAAAGTGGGAACTGTAgtgtggcagcagtgcgcagtGCGTAAAAAGAACAAGAAGTTGCTACTAGTGGGTGCTTACCTGCAAAAGCAGAATACTTTTAGTAGATGCTCGTGCggcctgcgcactgctgccaactaAGAGGACAGATGAGGGTGCATCCGCTTTTAAAGACCCAGGGCAACAGCTGGCCCACGCCGATTGGTTGATCGATGCTTGTCACACCGATCAGTCGGCACGCGCTGAACAGAGGGTGCTCCTTGCGGCGATCTACGGCGCTAGCTtcgtgacagcacagttgcagtcCGAGATGCACTTGGTTCCCTGGATCAGCTGCAGCCCGAGATATGGATCCCTTCGTTGTCTCTGCAAAAGCAGAATACTTTTAGTAGATGCTCACGCggcctgcgcactgctgccaactaAGAGGACAGATGAGGGTGCGTCCGCTTTTAAAGACCCAGGGCAACAGCTGGCCCACGCCGATTGGTTGATCGATGCTTGTCACACCGATCAGTCGGCACGCGCTGAACAGAGGGTGCTCCTTGCGGCGATCTACGGCGCTAGCTtcgtgacagcacagttgcagtcCGAGATACACTTGGTTCCCTGGATCAGCTGCAGCCCAAAATATGGATCCTTTCGTTGTCTCTGCAAAAGCAGAATACCTTTAGTAGATGCTCGCGCggcctgcgcactgctgccaactaAGAGGACAGATGAGGGTGCGTCCGCTTTTAAAGACCCAGGGCAACAGCTGGCCCACGCCGATTGGTTGATCGATGCTTGTCACACCGATCAGTCGGCACGCGCTGAACAGAGGGTGCTCCTTGCGGCGATCTACGGCGCTAGCTtcgtgacagcacagttgcagtcCGAGATACACTTGGTTCCCTGGATCAGCTGCAGCCCGAGATATGGATCCTTTCGTTGTCTCTGCAAAAGCAGAATACCTTTAGTAGATGCTCGCGCggcctgcgcactgctgccaactaAGAGGACAGATGAGGGTGCGTCCGCTTTTAAAGACCCAGGGCAACAGCTGGCCCACGCCGATTGGTTGATCGATGCTTGTCACACCGATCAGTCGGCACGCGCTGAACAGAGGGTGCTCCTTGCGGCGATCTACGGCGCTAGCTtcgtgacagcacagttgcagtcCGAGATGCACTTGGTTCCCTGGATCAGCTGCAGCCCAAAATATGGATCCTTTCGTTGTCTCTGCAAAAGCAGAATACCTTTAGTAGATGCTCGCGCggcctgcgcactgctgccaactaAGAGGACAGATGAGGGTGCGTCCGCTTTTAAAGACCCAGGGCAACAGCTGGCCCACGCCGATTGGTTGATCGATGCTTGTCACACCGATCAGTCGGCACGCGCTGAACAGAGGGTGCTCCTTGCGGCGATCTACGGCGCTAGCTtcgtgacagcacagttgcagtcCGAGATACACTTGGTTCCCTGGATCAGCTGCAGCCCGAGATATGGATCCTTTCGTTGTCTCTGCAAAAGCAGAATACCTTTAGTAGATGCTCGCGCggcctgcgcactgctgccaactaAGAGGACAGATGAGGGTGCGTCCGCTTTTAAAGACCCAGGGCAACAGCTGGCCCACGCCGATTGGTTGATCGATGCTTGTCACACCGATCAGTCGGCACGCGCTGAACAGAGGGTGCTCCTTGCGGCGATCTACGGCGCTAGCTtcgtgacagcacagttgcagtcCGAGATACACTTGGTTCCCTGGATCAGCTGCAGCCCAAAATATGGATCCTTTCGTTGTCTCTGCAAAAGCAGAATACCTTTAGTAGATGCTCGCACggcctgcgcactgctgccaactaAGAGGACAGATGAGGGTGCGTCCGCTTTTAAAGACCCAGGGCAACAGCTGGCCCACGCCGATTGGTTGATCGATGCTTGTCACACCGATCAGTCGGCACGCGCTGAACAGAGGGTGCTCCTTGCGGCGATCTACGGCGCTAGCTtcgtgacagcacagttgcagtcCGAGATGCACTTGGTTCCCTGGATCAGCTGCAGCCCGAGATATGGATCCCTTCGTTGTCTCTGCAAAAGCAGAATACTTTTAGTAGATGCTCACGCggcctgcgcactgctgccaactaAGAGGACAGATGAGGGTGCGTCCGCTTTTAAAGACCCAGGGCAACAGCTGGCCCACGCCGATTGGTTGATCGATGCTTGTCACACCGATCAGTCGGCACGCGCTGAACAGAGGGTGCTCCTTGCGGCGATCTACGGCGCTAGCTtcgtgacagcacagttgcagtcCGAGATACACTTGGTTCCCTGGATCAGCTGCAGCCCAAAATATGGATCCTTTCGTTGTCTCTGCAAAAGCAGAATACCTTTAGTAGATGCTCGCGCggcctgcgcactgctgccaactaAGAGGACAGATGAGGGTGCGTCCGCTTTTAAAGACCCAGGGCAACAGCTGGCCCACGCCGATTGGTTGATCGATGCTTGTCACACCGATCAGTCGGCACGCGCTGAACAGAGGGTGCTCCTTGCGGCGATCTACAGCGCTAGCTtcgtgacagcacagttgcagtcCGAGATACACTTGGTTCCCTGGATCAGCTGCAGCCCGAGATATGGATCCTTTCGTTGTCTCTGCAAAAGCAGAATACCTTTAGTAGATGCTCGCGCggcctgcgcactgctgccaactaAGAGGACAGATGAGGGTGCGTCCGCTTTTAAAGACCCAGGGCAACAGCTGGCCCACGCCGATTGGTTGATCGATGCTTGTCACACCGATCAGTCGGCACGCGCTGAACAGAGGGTGCTCCTTGCGGCGATCTACGGCGCTAGCTtcgtgacagcacagttgcagtcCGAGATACACTTGGTTCCCTGGATAAGCTGCAGCCCGAGATATGAATCCTTTCGTTGTCTCTGCAAAAGCAGAATACCTTTAGTAGATGCTCGCGCggcctgcgcactgctgccaactaAGAGGACAGATGAGGGTGCGTCCGCTTTTAAAGACCCAGGGCAACAGCTGGCCCACGCCGATTGGTTGATCGATGCTTGTCACACCGATCAGTCGGCACGCGCTGAACAGAGGGTGCTCCTTGCGGCGATCTACGGCGCTAGCTtcgtgacagcacagttgcagtcCGAGATACACTTGGTTCCCTGGATAAGCTGCAGCCCGAGATATGAATCCTTTCGTTGTCTCTGCAAAAGCAGAATACCTTTAGTAGATGCTCGCGCggcctgcgcactgctgccaactaAGAGGACAGATGAGGGTGCGTCCGCTTTTAAAGACCCAGGGCAACAGCTGGCCCACGCCGATTGGTTGATCGATGCTTGTCACACCGATCAGTCGGCCCGTGCTGAACAGAGGGTGCTCCTTGCGGCGATCTACGGCGCTAGCTtcgtgacagcacagttgcagtcCGAGATACACTTGGTTCCCTGGATCAGCTGCAGCCCGAGATATGGATCCTTTCGTTGTCTCTGCAAAAGCAGAATACCTTTAGTAGATGCTCGCGCggcctgcgcactgctgccaactgCCCTGTCATGGTCCGGGTTttctgtgattagttgacctaggtaaacgtacacgttcacagactctacaggctgacttgtgatcctgaactcttgttcccttgcccggttattcatcattatcttgttttctgcatattaatcttcaaccccactctgaCTCTGACTGAATAGaagaatgtcatcggcaaaccaaaagtttgccgagatattcgccgtcgatccttactcctaagccttcccagtttaatagcttgaatacctcttccaaacacgcagtgaatagcattggagagattatgtctccctgtctgacccctttctttataggtatcttcctgcttttcttgtgtagaattaaggtagctgtggaatctctgtagatattttctcgGGTATTGACGTAAGCGATCTgaactccttgattatgcaatgcctctgtgattgctggtatctctactgaataaaatgctttttcgtaatctatgaaagccatataaagaggcttattatactctgcggatttctcgataacctgattaatgatatGGATGTTATCCATTGTAGAGAATCCATCTAGAGTGTCAGCTGTTTATGCCTTCATCATATCATATACAGTCATACCTTGATTAATGAACACAGATAAAACGAATCCTGAAGCCAggctgttcccttggttgactaaagtccagtgttgcccttattctattggggattattttggtaaatatcttATATAATACTGGTAGTAAGCTGATGCGCCTATCGTATTTCAGTTCTTTAcagtctccctttttgtggattagtagaatgtttgcattcttgcagttttctgggacccttgcagtcgatagacactttgtgtagagagccgccagtttttctagcattatgtctacgccatctttgattaaattgactgttattccatcttctcctgccgctttttcccGTTTTGTGTCTTGCAGGGCCCGTCTGACCTCATCTtagttataggagtttctgtatcctgttcattattgtttcgaatcgAGCACTCTCGAGTCCtccgggtactgtacaggtcagtatagaattcttccgctgcttttattgcaagattgctgatgatatgacCCTGACTATCCttcagtgcacacatcttggtttgtcctatgccaagttttcttctcactgatttcaggctgcgcccattttttacagcttctttaGTCTTTCCCacattataatttcaaatatcacttattcttgccttgttgatcagttttaacagttccacgaattctattttatctcttgagttggacactttcattttttgtcgtttttttattaggtcctttgttacttggcagagcttgcctactggttgccttgcctcccacttcaattgctacctctgaagccagcctcattacggttgcattcattacctctatgtcatcatcatcatctgtgtttaaggctgcatatttgtttgcaagtaccagcctaaatttgtctggttttacccttactgcctctaagttgacctgtttcttcctgaccaattttactctgccttaattaacttcgacCTAATTAACACTGATTGATATTGGTTAAACACTTAATTAGatatatcttaattaactctgCCTCCATTAACACCAATGATTGTGGGGTTGAGTGTCTTAATGGACTCTTAATTCACTCTGCATTAATTAACACCAGAAGTGGTGGATTTGAGTGCCTtgattaactatatcttaattagcTGCGCCCTAAGGTACACCCAAGATTGTGGTTTCAAGTGTATTAATTAATTATCTTGATGATTTCCCTTTAACCAATGGATGTGGGTTCGggtgtcttaattaactctatcttaattaacagcaaaggttgtgggttcaagtgcattagttcacttcgccataattaacaccaaatataaagggttcgactcccacttttGGTGCTATATTGCTAGATGGTCAGTTTTTCTAGCCATGAGCCATCCAAGATTTTCGCCTTAATAAAGttcaccatcaccaccatcagcctggctgcgcccactacagggcaaaggcctctcccatacttctccatctaccccggtcatgtgctaattgtggccatgtcgtccctgcaaacttcttaatctcatccgcccaactaactttctgccgccccctgctacgcttcccgtcccttggaatccagtccgtaacccctaatgaccatcggttatcttccctcctcattacatgccctgcccatgcccatttctttttcttgatttcaactaagatgccattaactcgcatttgttcccccacccaatttgctctcttcttatcagcagcagcgattgccgatggtgactcagttagcaagccatcaattgcatcaactgacaaagaactggtttttctgaggtcgcacatgagCTCTCGTTGTtcttaggtcatgaattttgaatgcatactcatgtcgggttGTTGCGTTGTAGGGGGCGCTCTGGTCTTGGTGTCCCAGTATATAGATGTATGTTTCTcataataaaaatcagttggaagtaagcgcttgttttcgtcgtccttttttgtccctcgtctatgtatgcgctgtaagtgacggtTTCGTACGTAGTTGGCCTAATTTTCGAATGATGCATAGTTTGTAACTGCGCTTACAGTGGATACGCCACAAGAAACAGATGGAAGGGGCGTTGAAGCACAAACAGGCAGCACGACAATCAAAAGAAGCAACTCTTATAGCGCATTAGAGAGACCGCCAACAGCTGTGATAAAGCAATTTCTACGTTCTTTCTGAATGCATGCAGAACGCTTAATTATTTTTTAATTGATAGTTTCCAATCACACGTGTGCTGTCAAGAACTTGCGAGCGTTCGCGCCTTCACTGGACGATCTTGGTTATGTCTCTGGTTagaggtgagaaaaaaaaatgacactgtGCGAATTGATTCCGCGCACGAACGTGACTATGAACATCCGAAGACGCACAAGGACAACTTACGCAGACTACCCACGAAACAAATCGCAGTTCCTTTCTGCGTGCAGGACGCCGGTGTCCGCAGGTCATCTGACGATTACAAACGCGTCAGCCATTTCATGCAATCAGCGTCGCCGACGGCGGCCTACCTTTGCAGCGTTTGATGTCGTCGATGTTTTTGTGAAAAGTAGCACACGGTACTGAAGCCATCCCAGAGAGACGTGGCAGTCACACACGACGTCGAAACGAACTCGACGAAACAACACACGCACGtggtaaacacacacacactacccTCCGCTCGTTTGCCTCGCGCGCGCAATGAGCGTCATGATGATCTAACATCAAAAAGTACTAAACTTACAAACAACTATAATTGAATTTtaaaaaactttatttttataCATTTATAAGTaattgtaattttctattttggTGTAACAAGCTCTAAAATTTTTTTTGGCGTCGCCTGCCTTGCGAAGCCGATGCAAGCCTGatgctatagtgcctagaatatactggctagtgtgccgtccacccgctcttttcaatggaggagcgtggcgccgcctgcaatgaatgcccacggtggccgGCAGAGGTCGCTGCCATacgggtgggtgcagactgcgcgtgtcgtctgcttcgcacatCAGTTTCGCGTTCTGCGTTCTCAGTGTTATTACAGTGCTGCGTGTTTGTTCTTGGCGTTATCAAAGAGTGAGTGTGTCGCTGCTGTGTTTGTGTGCCTGTGTTTGTGTGCCTGTGAAAAGATGCCGAAGCTAAAGagacagtgcaaggagaggacctgctttgtgccgttgtgtaaaagcggttaccgctcgaacacagagcgtgtatccttgttcactGCACCATCTGATGTGAAGCGGCtagcagaatgggcaagaatgatcaAGAGAACAGACAGAAGACTAAcaccaactgctgtggtttgCGAAAAACATTTCGAAAGCAGTTTAATCGAGCGCGCGTTCTCTGTCACCGTGAACGGCGTCgtccacgagattccccgcgataaaccGCGCCTGAAACCCGACGCCGTACCCAcgatatttcctgagtatcctaagcaCCTTGTGCCTAAAGTgccagtaaaaagaaaaacaagaaatctGTGCGAGCAAGATCTAAAGCTTCCATCAAAGCGGCGCAAGCGCGGTGAGTCAGCTGCCTCTGAGCTGTGCTCAGCCATTGAGGGAGCGGAAACAGAGAGTCTCGAAGGTGTCCACCAGAATGCTGCTGTACCTGAAGAGTGCATCCCACGCAGTAGCTTTGAAGCAGCAAGCGCGCAAAATGATGGAGCTCAGCGCCTGCAAAACACTACTGAAAGTCGCCATCCGTTCAGCGACCTCTCTATTCCTGTCGCGTGGATGAAAGTGCCATCTCTGCCAGCAGAATCAGTAGCTTACGCTTATTGTGAAGCCGAAATAAATAACTTCGCCACCCTTTTCATTGAGAAAATGGTATTGTTCGAAAAGCCTTTGCCTGAGCGACAGTCAGTAGTAGCCACGGTATacttgagagggagagagaaatcaAAACAAGTCCTCACAACTCGTGATGAGGCCGAATCCCTGATCAAGAACGTTTCCTTGACAGTTCTTTGTGGTGGATGCGGCCTAAAGCCTGCTTCAAAGAAGCACACTTCCTACAGAGACATGTATTTTGCGGAAAAATGCTTGTTATCTACGAAGTCTGGAGGGGAGTCCTGCGTTTTCTGCAAGTACCAAAGAGTTCTAGCTCAAAACCAAGCCTGcaggagaaagaaaagggaaaaggcAAGCGCAGGGAAGCATGGCGGAAAGAAACACTGTAAGAACATTTCTCGAAATTTGTCGAGAACCAAGAAACGACTCGCAACTGCAGAAGAACAGGTGGCACACATGAAAGAGCAAAATGAGGCTGTTAGCGAAGAGGCATTTGAAAATAAAATCAAATCTCTTCCTCACAAACAGCAACTCGCTGTCAAGAACTGCTTCCTCGCTGCAAGACGGAAGTCACATAAAGGCATGCGATACAATGATGAGTGGATCGTAGAATGCATGATGATGAAGATGCGAAGCCCGAAGTTGTACGAACATCTCCGCAGAGAAACCATTATGGTACTGCCTGGGAGAACTTGCCTGCAAAGGTATCTGCAACGCTTCAAGGGTGGCTTTGGCCTCAGTGCCAATATTTTCAATGCCTTGACTGAAAAGACGAAGGCCATGGATGTTTACAGTCGACACGGTGGTCTCGTCATCGATGAGATCAAGCTTTCAGAGCACCTAAATGTGAAATCAGCAGGTGAGTAAACCTTCATTGAATATTCTTCGAAACTCCTGCGCACATGAAGAAAATGGAGTGTTCTGCTAACCGCTATGATTTTCCTCAAACGAAATGTATTACGATCGAACGCCCATATGCCTAAGGTGTTCTGCAATGTGTTGcttaattttattgcgatattaATTATATGAACACGTACTCCAGGTAAATTTTCGCCACCGCCGTAATGCTCTGTGTAAAGTTAAAGTGCGGTAAGATCCATTCACACCCCGAGCGCCGTACGGTGTGCGTGCAACGGTGCGCCAAAAATTATGATGGTTTGATGCACACCGTCTTCCCGTGCGCTCTATGTTGGAGCTGACATTCAAGCGCGAGCTATAGGGGGTAGCAGGctcctctagcccggccgtgACTGCGCATGGCTGTTCGCGCACCGCACCTTTGCGACCGGTGCATATCCTACTCagggcgagccgagatggttTGTGGCTACATAAACGCTCTCTGTTCGCCTTAATTGAGTTGGAGGTCGTGAACATCAAATTCTGGAACGGCGGTGAAGCGAGAGGCATTTCCTCCCCGCTGCATGTGCTCTCCACCAGAGTTCCTGTTCATCGAGTGCTGCCCGTCAAGAAGTACCGGTGCGCACGCGACACCGTACTTGTAAATTGAATTAGCGAATCTTTACTGTAACCTATACGactgataaaactacgaaccttaatACTTCGTGTAGGTTAATGCTTTGCCATCGCTATAAATTCCTCGCCTTTCATGTGAAACTGGCATGTTTACATTGTTTTACTAACAAGTGATATGTTCCAACCTTTCTTGAGATGTCAAAGTAAAACTGGATGTTCctcctgtgcttctttttttacaaTTAAGGCCACATTGAAGGCTTTGTCGACCTCGGGGATCATACACCTGCTGACCAGAAGAATGTGCTGGCAGACCATGGCACGGTAGTGCTGTTTCAGCCATTTACTGGTTagctgatttctttttcttttttgcttcgcaACCGTATAATATGTAAGGCGTATGCTCTCAGAAAATACTTATACCTTTATGCAGGAAGCTGGACACAAATTCTTGGCGTTTTTGCCTCCAAGGGCAATGTGAAATCCGCGACACTGGCGAAAATCATTGTGGAAACAGCCATCCTTGCGGAAAAGGCTGGTCTCTTTGTGGACTGCATAACATGCGACGGCGCCAGCTGGAATAGGAGCATGTGGCGGCTGTTTGGAATACACGGTGAGATATCTTATTTGAGTGCAATATGCTAAGTTGTTCTTGCAACGTTGTGTTAGTACTGCAGCACACGCTCTACGATTTTTTAACTTGTGATGAATTAATCGCCAACCGTGGTGGAGCAGTGGCTTTGTTGTAGAGCGCGCTGCAAAGCCCGAGGGTGCGGGATCAAATCATTgctacagcggccgcatttcgactggggtgaaatgcaaaaacgcccatctACCGCGCATTTTGGTggacgttaaagcaccccaggtggtgaaaattaatccataGTCCAGTCACCCACCACGGTGTGCCTTAAAGtcttattgtggttttggcatgtaaaaccacacaattaattttttttgaaaTTAGGTAATAACTGCTTCTCCTTgacatgttttctttatttattttttacaaggTTCTGCAAGCCACGTTCGGAGCTGCACCAAGCACCCAGTCGATCCGGAGAGGCAGCTGTTCTTTGTGTCCGATTTTCCACACTTAATGAAGAACGTGAGAAATGGATTTGTTGCAAAAGGGTACCTGACACCAACTGGACATGTCCACAATGGTATTGTTCAAGCAGCTTTCGAAGCAGATCGGGAAAGTGTTACACTGAAAGTGATGCCGAGCATTACAAATGCACACATTAAGCCGAACTGTTTCGAAAAAATGAAGGTGGACATCGCGTTTCAGCTCTTCAGCGATCAGGTCATCAAAGGGCTATTTGTGTACAGGGAGCGCATTGAGTCTTCGTATGGGACTGTGCAGCCGACTGTAGATTTTGTGAAAGAAATGAATCGCCTGATTCGTGTCATGACATCACGGACAAGCGGAAAGGCGCTCAAGCCTGGAAGTCCAAACATGCGCTTCTTGAAAGGGTTTCTTGAATATTTGCGAGAGTGGGAGCAGCATGCAAAACCGGCTGGTGGTGGTTTTCTTACAGAAAGCACAGCTTCTGGACTAAGGGTTACCATCACAAGTATCCTTAATCTGTTGTCCTACCTGTCATCTACCGTGGGCTTCAAATATCTTTTAACGTCCCGCTTAAGCCAAGATAAGCTAGAAAACCTTTTTGGAATAATTAGACAATCAT
The nucleotide sequence above comes from Dermacentor andersoni chromosome 10, qqDerAnde1_hic_scaffold, whole genome shotgun sequence. Encoded proteins:
- the LOC140213696 gene encoding uncharacterized protein yields the protein MNAHGGRQRSLPYGWVQTARVVCFAHQFRVLRSQCYYSAACLFLALSKSECVAAVFVCLCLCACEKMPKLKRQCKERTCFVPLCKSGYRSNTERVSLFTAPSDVKRLAEWARMIKRTDRRLTPTAVVCEKHFESSLIERAFSVTVNGVVHEIPRDKPRLKPDAVPTIFPEYPKHLVPKVPVKRKTRNLCEQDLKLPSKRRKRGESAASELCSAIEGAETESLEGVHQNAAVPEECIPRSSFEAASAQNDGAQRLQNTTESRHPFSDLSIPVAWMKVPSLPAESVAYAYCEAEINNFATLFIEKMVLFEKPLPERQSVVATVYLRGREKSKQVLTTRDEAESLIKNVSLTVLCGGCGLKPASKKHTSYRDMYFAEKCLLSTKSGGESCVFCKYQRVLAQNQACRRKKREKASAGKHGGKKHCKNISRNLSRTKKRLATAEEQVAHMKEQNEAVSEEAFENKIKSLPHKQQLAVKNCFLAARRKSHKGMRYNDEWIVECMMMKMRSPKLYEHLRRETIMVLPGRTCLQRYLQRFKGGFGLSANIFNALTEKTKAMDVYSRHGGLVIDEIKLSEHLNVKSAGE